A region of Coccinella septempunctata chromosome 5, icCocSept1.1, whole genome shotgun sequence DNA encodes the following proteins:
- the LOC123313187 gene encoding nucleosome-remodeling factor subunit NURF301 isoform X5 produces the protein MHYDDHCRVCHKLGDLLCCETCPAVYHLECVDPPLVNVPEEDWQCGICRSHKVSGVVDCVLDAERQGQLSRQEPFGYDRHGRKYYFLCRRVFVENEDGEVWYYTTPTQFEELTKILDSKDMEASLCRELNDFKDEIIRQMELTEKLTNQFKGNKKTYLEAENAFIIKSNKEKEEKLEAERKEKERQNAEDMVAKMHEEVSSSEVVIDTTEAPVPMELDSVEGSVQDILEDNPSTKNSSEDDKDIVTTRSKTGSLTPRMFNIEELRRRNTAILNRDDSDDLSRMTRLKSSQIANGTFLYKLGMENTFRTYVNQFTTNVIALNKPQRNEERDKKRHLSHKFSLTTASEFKWMGGLSGSKTVLTTTLKQTILQLEQAIPSSFMHPNWHMLKKHWLGIIGNCQRARDFAKALIVLQACIKPVVFANVWHEQLGHIKLSRVTAQEREERKKIEKREKKERDEEEERNRLIVTGYIKYTMSFKHQLWKQKGEEYRIHGRWGWLWNSTCRVLRHVNCNELGLAAGPQKYVVRLKDATGAVKVVNLKANTYKHLIEGLEKANDGTEQNPELEALRNMSIVPPPDKFESIDVSKALSSGARIIYPKVAQKSKLDNLLARRVLLKEIEEKRILQNKNEESIKDEEAMDIEEDNDGVQEGGVDKQLTNMMTGKVVLSSNAPSTPANKEMLNNIAKKIHSLRMQYTTISKLAKDFQCYSKGCNSSGPNSIETTCYSPLCIQRIRVRKELLSLLKRANVAANNSPNKSAIQGTPLKKQSILEQTLKTPNPSAIIKKEEPVTNENLQKDLMMSLTQGIKYDEDCKEIYTPYVGPKQEIKQEDVEMKDEKDADENKVEFEDLDIESMPPPEKKLKILEPRQPGEVTDNGKIRTPDAFAGYSSRLYQNRRFCNQRPLHKREETKVKAEKAEDGTDRVYSAVATAGKIYLKKPPNNTEVKKKKRLNIKYPVCSTFQARNGVNSILILAKHEGRKLARNAGRIYINGFNVLAKQNHSVWPYPCARPLFKTCWIYRTVNLKSLSAAALQLKILWVCLRWDDMQTKPSTTDGKHQITTETEILTLELLKHRYIGQFMEKTQYLRRKVVIPLELPKTVREVTSIRSGLRKRKRPESPQSTNPQVTEEWVDEEKLELWEIKLYGDKLEKANAQVITRSRTGNLPPARTIIDPSDIPNKVIVGKPTAEEIKEKMEQQLRLQRAAHQQKRAQEGKNQAGHILKMVGTTPAATTATTSIKTTTTTTSSNTSIQSKDGQMKIVKNIVLPNQSVITGKNTLTSLLTSNSKQLAGRRILMTKAPDGTTRMITSPNVGQKGVHNSQQGLIKVQTSSGQQIQTVQIQQPASPVIKQAEQPQKVQITRTSDGKLTVKGLLPGQQLIQYPDGKLQVISGGVVQQQQQQQAAKAPGTPTVAKQIIKPNVSTPVGKVVVQGNQVKLPVPPSPKTPQQVFIKQQLTPAQVAPKVQNQVVVSGNQVIQQQVVVSGNQVIGTPVAQQQVVTNQIMINNQNLAQQLATGKLQVATINGQQVLIRPTGNNQAQVVAQLSVSQGNIQNVVTSTPTVASQVAAPIKQVVQQQPQTPTLPQVVQQQPQPQITPSKTADNHIDAATMEQLLVGQPAGTVIKCVTAQVIQTQQGPRIVLQGLQGSDFTQSQLAAVQQQVKQQLLKAQASTGKQGVLGPTKIYLAVQPSNPEGQTNSQPPPLAPVQQNSSFVQQQVQQKVTGSQPPPLSPQKPQSNQHLLQQLQQQPSEQRQVIVNGQQTQTPALLQAVRGTAPISSVNATAAAQDPTQAATNQTATSETGAATTQEQNKQFIVTPDYIQQTIKSALKQENLNPEIEEKLLQLQRYQERQMKQEPEVPVPVQRVQPPLPITPTVNRLPTTTRKRPLSGSRNDDVDWVMETPKRSRSRTSEHRKLEEPESVISRVEHPREKAISPRTRVKLKENLQSDDKKTMKPKIMASLHRHKEILKKDILRKRALLERELQCEIQKEVADELAARTKLERSKQDEVRTGSSKRKAAAQPTTTLVQQPTPRSGRGHNKQKAVVQQGTQQSNPKQQNQHVSPTPNIPTQPRSNSSSKKEKLYCLCRTPYDETKFYVGCDLCNNWFHGDCVGITEESSKTLTEFICQECKQASDTQKLYCLCQQPYDNSQFYICCDSCQDWFHGRCVGILQSEADNIDEYVCPRCQTNSMVNYANMKDLTQKDYDGLKKLIKQLQMHKSAWPFMEPVDPNEAPDYYKVIKEPMDLQRVEQKINDHTYTKLSDFIGDMTKIFDNCRYYNPKESPFYKCAETLEAYFVNKIKCFRDKLYETNK, from the exons ATGCACTATGACGACCATTGCCGGGTCTGTCACAAACTGGGAGATTTATTATGCTGTGAAACATGTCCCGCAGTTTATCATCTTGAGTGTGTCGATCCCCCACTGGTCAATGTACCGGAGGAGGATTGGCAATGCGGCATATGCCGTTCACATAAAGTGTCGGGGGTAGTAGACTGCGTTTTAGATGCTGAAAGACAGGGTCAACTTTcacgtcaagagccattcggcTATGATAGACATGGAAGAAAATATTACTTCTTATGCAGGAGGGTATTTGT tgaaaatgaagatggaGAAGTATGGTATTATACAACTCCAACACAATTTGAAGAATTGACCAAAATATTGGATTCGAAAGACATGGAGGCATCTTTATGCAGGGAATTGAACGATTTCAAAGATGAAATCATAAGGCAAATGGAACTTACAGAAAAATTAACGAACCAGTTCAAAGGAAATAAGAAGACCTATTTGGAGGCTGAAAATG CATTCATCATCAAGTCGAATAAAGAGAAGGAAGAAAAACTGGAAGCCGAAAGGAAAGAAAAAGAACGTCAAAATGCAGAGGATATGGTTGCCAAGATGCACGAAGAGGTATCATCATCAGAAGTAGTCATCGATACCACAGAAGCCCCCGTGCCCATGGAACTGGATTCTGTGGAAGGCTCAGTGCAAGATATACTGGAGGATAATCCCTCGACAAAAAATTCCAGCGAAGATGACAAAGACATCGTTACAACGAGATCCAAGACTGGCTCTCTGACGCCCAGAATGTTCAATATCGAAGAGCTGAGGAGACGTAATACGGCCATATTGAACAGGGACGACTCAGACGACCTTTCCAGAATGACCAGACTCAAATCGTCCCAGATAGCCAACGGAACGTTTCTCTATAAGTTGGGCATGGAGAACACGTTCAGAACTTACGTGAATCAGTTCACGACGAATGTGATAGCTTTGAATAAGCCCCAGAGGAACGAGGAGAGGGACAAGAAACGTCATCTATCCCACAAGTTCTCCCTGACCACAGCTTCCGAATTCAAATGGATGGGAGGCCTAAGCGGCAGCAAGACCGTTCTTACGACCACATTGAAACAGACCATACTCCAGCTGGAACAAGCCATCCCCTCGAGCTTCATGCACCCCAACTGGCATATGCTAAAAAAGCACTGGTTGGGTATCATCGGCAACTGCCAACGAGCCAGGGATTTCGCCAAAGCCCTGATCGTGCTCCAGGCCTGCATAAAACCGGTGGTTTTTGCTAACGTGTGGCACGAACAGTTGGGTCACATCAAGTTATCCAGAGTGACCGCTCAGGAGAGGGAGGAACGGAAGAAGATTGAAAAGAGGGAGAAGAAAGAGAGGGACGAGGAGGAAGAGAGAAACAGGTTGATAGTGACAGGATACATCAAGTACACCATGAGTTTCAAGCATCAGTTGTGGAAGCAGAAGGGGGAAGAGTATCGTATTCACGGTAGATGGGGGTGGTTGTGGAACTCAACGTGTAGAGTGCTGAGGCATGTTAATTGTAACGAGTTGGGACTGGCGGCGGGGCCTCAGAAATATGTGGTACGGTTGAAGGATGCCACGGGTGCTGTTAAAGTTGTTAATTTGAAGGCCAATACATACAAACATCTCATCGAGGGGCTTGAGAAGGCCAACGATGGAACCGAACAGAATCCAGAGCTGGAAG cacTCAGGAATATGTCGATAGTCCCCCCACCCGATAAGTTCGAGAGCATCGACGTTTCCAAAGCCCTCAGTAGCGGCGCCCGAATAATTTACCCAAAGGTGGcgcaaaaatcaaaattggacaATCTCCTGGCTCGGAGGGTACTCCTGAAAGAGATCGAAGAGAAGAGGATACTCCAGAACAAGAACGAAGAGAGCATAAAGGACGAGGAGGCCATGGATATCGAAGAAGACAATGACGGCGTACAAGAGGGGGGTGTGGATAAACAACTGACGAATATGATGACTGGTAAAGTTGTCTTAAGCAGTAACGCGCCTTCAACTCCTGCTAACAAAGAAATGTTGAATAATATTGCGAAAAAGATACACTCGTTGAGGATGCAGTATACCACGATTTCCAAG TTGGCTAAAGATTTCCAGTGCTATTCGAAAGGTTGTAACTCGAGTGGTCCGAACAGTATCGAAACAACATGTTACTCTCCGCTTTGCATACAGAGGATCAGAGTAAGGAAGGAGTTGCTGTCTCTCCTCAAAAGAGCCAATGTTGCGGCCAATAATTCCCCTAATAAATCCGCGATACAAGGGACCCCTTTGAAAAAACAATCGATACTGGAGCAAACCCTGAAAACTCCAAATCCAAGCGCCATAATCAAAAAAGAGGAACCGGTAACCAACGAGAATTTACAGAAAGATTTGATGATGTCCCTGACGCAAGGTATTAAGTACGATGAGGATTGCAAAGAGATCTATACGCCGTACGTGGGACCGAAACAAGAGATCAAACAGGAGGACGTCGAAATGAAAGACGAAAAAGACGCGGATGAGAACAAAGTCGAATTTGAAGATTTAGACATCGAATCTATGCCGCCGCCggagaagaaactgaaaattctGGAGCCTAGACAACCGGGGGAAGTAACGGATAACGGGAAGATCAGAACGCCAGACGCTTTCGCTGGATATTCGTCCAGATTGTACCAGAACCGTCGTTTTTGCAATCAGAGACCTCTGCATAAGAGGGAGGAGACCAAGGTCAAGGCCGAGAAAGCGGAGGACGGTACTGATAGGGTATATTCCGCTGTTGCCACGGCAGGGAAGATTTACCTGAAGAAACCTCCGAACAACACCGAAGTCAAGAAGAAGAAGCGGCTGAATATTAAGTATCCGGTGTGTTCGACGTTCCAAGCTCGAAACGGGGTGAATTCCATCCTGATCTTGGCCAAGCACGAGGGTAGGAAGTTGGCCAGGAACGCCGGAAGGATTTATATCAACGGTTTCAACGTGTTGGCCAAGCAGAATCACTCGGTTTGGCCCTATCCTTGCGCGAGGCCGCTCTTCAAGACTTGTTGGATATATAG AACCGTCAATTTGAAGTCGTTATCGGCAGCCGCCCTTCAGTTGAAAATCTTGTGGGTGTGTCTACGTTGGGATGACATGCAGACAAAACCTTCGACTACGGATGGGAAACATCAGATAACCACCGAAACGGAAATATTGACCTTGGAACTGTTGAAACACAGGTACATCGGTCAGTTCATGGAGAAGACTCAGTATCTGAGAAGGAAGGTGGTCATTCCGTTGGAACTTCCTAAAACGGTCAGAG aGGTGACGTCGATCAGGAGCGGATTGAGGAAGAGGAAACGACCGGAATCGCCACAGAGCACTAACCCACAGGTGACGGAGGAGTGGGTGGACGAGGAAAAGCTGGAACTTTGGGAAATCAAGCTTTACGGCGATAA GCTTGAAAAGGCTAACGCTCAGGTTATAACCAGGAGCAGAACCGGCAACCTTCCGCCGGCCAGGACCATCATAGACCCCTCCGACATCCCGAACAAGGTCATCGTCGGCAAACCCACCGCCGAGGAGATCAAGGAGAAGATGGAGCAGCAGCTCAGGCTTCAGAGGGCCGCCCATCAGCAGAAACGCGCCCAAGAGGGGAAGAATCAGGCCGGCCACATTCTCAAGATGGTCGGAACGACACCAG CTGCCACTACTGCAACCACGTCTATTAAAACCACTACTACAACTACTAGTAGTAACACCTCCATTCAGTCCAAAG ATGGTCAGATGAAGATCGTGAAGAACATCGTCTTGCCCAATCAATCCGTCATCACCGGCAAGAACACCTTGACGTCCCTACTGACGTCGAACAGCAAACAGCTGGCGGGTAGAAGGATTCTGATGACAAAGGCGCCGGACGGTACCACGAGGATGATAACCAGTCCGAACGTCGGGCAGAAGGGTGTGCACAACAGCCAGCAGGGTCTGATCAAGGTCCAGACCTCCAGCGGGCAGCAGATCCAGACGGTTCAGATTCAGCAACCCG CATCACCCGTTATTAAACAAGCCGAACAACCGCAAAAGGTTCAGATCACGAGAACGTCAGATGGTAAACTAACCGTCAAAGGGCTGCTACCCGGCCAGCAGCTGATACAATATCCCGATGGAAAGCTGCAGGTTATATCGGGTGGGGTAGTTCAACAACAGCAGCAACAGCAAGCAGCCAAGGCGCCAGGGACGCCGACCGTCGCCAAACAGATCATTAAACCAAATGTGTCAACTCCCGTAGGTAAGGTGGTGGTGCAGGGTAATCAGGTGAAGTTGCCCGTGCCGCCCAGTCCGAAGACGCCCCAACAGGTGTTCATCAAGCAGCAGCTGACGCCGGCGCAGGTCGCGCCCAAGGTCCAGAACCAGGTGGTCGTCAGCGGCAATCAGGTTATACAGCAGCAGGTGGTGGTCAGCGGGAACCAGGTGATCGGGACGCCGGTGGCTCAGCAACAG GTGGTGACGAACCAGATCATGATCAACAACCAGAACCTCGCACAACAGTTGGCCACTGGAAAACTCCAAGTGGCCACGATAAACGGTCAGCAGGTGTTGATCAGACCTACCGGCAACAACCAGGCTCAGGTCGTCGCCCAATTGAGCGTCTCCCAAGGAAACATACAGAACGTCGTCACTTCCACCCCTACAGTCGCTAGTCAG GTTGCCGCGCCGATCAAACAAGTCGTCCAGCAACAACCCCAAACGCCGACTCTGCCCCAGGTTGTTCAGCAGCAGCCCCAACCCCAAATAACCCCCAGTAAGACGGCGGACAATCACATAGATGCTGCAACGATGGAGCAGCTTTTGGTTGGCCAACCGGCCGGCACGGTGATCAAGTGCGTGACCGCCCAAGTGATCCAGACGCAACAAGGTCCTCGGATAGTCCTTCAGGGATTACAAGGATCCGATTTCACGCAGTCGCAGTTAGCTGCCGTGCAACAACAAGTCAAGCAGCAGCTTTTGAAAG CACAAGCATCCACGGGAAAACAGGGGGTACTCGGACCTACCAAGATCTACCTGGCTGTCCAACCGAGCAACCCGGAGGGTCAGACCAATTCCCAACCCCCGCCCTTGGCGCCCGTGCAGCAGAATTCCTCTTTCGTTCAGCAACAGGTCCAGCAGAAGGTGACGGGTTCGCAGCCGCCCCCGTTGAGCCCCCAGAAGCCTCAGAGCAATCAGCATTTGCTGCAGCAACTCCAACAGCAG CCAAGCGAACAGCGACAGGTGATCGTGAACGGTCAGCAGACCCAAACGCCCGCCCTCCTGCAAGCGGTCAGAGGTACCGCGCCCATCAGTAGCGTAAACGCGACCGCCGCCGCCCAAGACCCGACCCAGGCAGCAACCAATCAAACGGCGACGTCGGAAACGGGCGCCGCGACGACCCAAGAACAGAACAAACAGTTTATCGTCACTCCCGATTACATCCAGCAAA CTATTAAGAGCGCCCTAAAACAAGAGAACCTGAATCCAGAAATCGAGGAGAAACTTCTTCAACTGCAAAGGTACCAGGAACGGCAGATGAAACAGGAACCGGAGGTTCCTGTGCCGGTCCAGAGAGTCCAGCCGCCGTTGCCCATCACTCCGACCGTCAATCGGTTGCCAACGACCACGCGTAAAAGACCCCTGAGCGGTTCCAGGAACGACGACGTGGACTGGGTGATGGAGACTCCCAAGAGGAGTCGATCCAGGACCTCAGAACACAGGAAACTGGAGGAGCCAGA ATCCGTTATTTCCAGAGTCGAACATCCCAGGGAGAAGGCCATCTCCCCCAGGACCCGCGTGAAACTGAAGGAAAACCTCCAGAGCGACGACAAAAAGACGATGAAGCCCAAAATAATGGCTAGCCTCCATCGACACAAGGAGATCCTGAAAAAGGACATACTGCGTAAACGGGCGCTGTTGGAGCGCGAGCTCCAGTGCGAGATTCAGAAAGAGGTGGCGGACGAACTGGCCGCCAGAACCAAATTGGAAAGGAGCAAACAGGACGAGGTCAGAACCGGCAGTAGCAAACGTAAGGCGGCGGCGCAACCGACCACCACCCTGGTCCAGCAGCCGACACCCAGATCCGGCAGGGGTCACAACAAGCAAAAGGCGGTGGTGCAACAGGGCACCCAGCAGAGTAACCCGAAACAGCAGAATCAACACGTGTCGCCCACGCCCAATATACCGACCCAGCCGAG GAGTAACAGTTCCTCCAAAAAGGAGAAGCTGTATTGTCTCTGCCGAACGCCCTACGACGAGACCAAGTTTTATGTCGGTTGCGATCTGTGCAACAATTGGTTCCACGGTGATTGCGTTGGCATAACCGAGGAAAGCAGCAAGACTTTGACGGAGTTTATATGTCAGGAATGCAAACAGGCCAGCGACACCCAGAAGTTGTATTGTTTGTGTCAGCAGCCCTACGATAACTCGCA GTTCTACATATGTTGTGATAGCTGTCAGGACTGGTTCCACGGTAGATGCGTGGGTATTCTGCAGTCGGAGGCCGACAACATAGACGAATACGTGTGTCCCAGATGTCAGACGAATTCAATGGTTAATTACGCCAATATGAAGGATTTGACTCAGAAAGATTACGACGGACTGAAGAAGTTGATTAAACAATTACAG ATGCATAAAAGTGCTTGGCCGTTTATGGAACCAGTAGATCCTAATGAGGCGCCTGATTATTACAAAGTCATCAAAGAGCCTATGG ATCTCCAAAGGgttgaacaaaaaataaacGATCACACTTATACCAAATTGAGCGATTTCATTGGAGACATGACGAAGATTTTCGATAATTGCCGATATTACAATCCGAAGGAATCCCCCTTCTACAAGTGCGCAGAGACCTTAGAGGcatattttgtaaataaaataaaatgcttTAGGGATAAACTTTATGAAACTAACAAATAA